CGTATTCagtaacctatctatccttagtataatttactagaggtagacaaatctattcttttacgcttacttacatttcaataacctatcgacagataacattggactataactatattggacataactatggatagataagatcttgtcattaaacggtgacagcaatatatccgtaactggTGATACGttgttgaaaacggccgatagagTATCAGGATAAATGTAAGGTTTACTATTTTTCACCaagcttaaaatatatttaatattttaatgtaaataattgtattacatattatattacaatttttaggagtgcctatcggtggcaggtcccaaccatggtttgaccgctcctgcaaaatggcctctcgccgaaagcaggagtgctatcaggcttgggtcaatgcggtggtatctaaggatgtgaattccagcgaacttaaaaaacacttcaattatgcctccaggtccttcgaaagagttattgctgacgcgaaatcgaagcacattggcagaattggcgcgaaacttgcacgccttccctcgggaactcgtgcgttctggtcgcttgccaaggctgtccaaggaaacttctgccagccagccattccgccactgcacagggatgatgactcgctggcccatgacgcgaaagagaaagctgatctcctgggctccctcttcgcgtccaactcgactctggatgaccaaggtgcaccaccaccgcatattccgcggtgcgattcatatatgccggaggtaaaaatccagcatggtgccgtgcttaaggcgcttctcaccttggacattcacaaatcgagcgggcccgatggcattcccccgatagtgctgcgaacttgtgctccggaactggcgccggtccttacccgtcttttccggctctcctactcatcaggcgtagtcccgaaattatggaaggcggctttagtgcacccgatccctaagaaaggtgtacgctcagatccgtccaactaccgccccattgccattacctccattttctccaaagtaatggagtcaatcatcaaccgccagctcttgggatatctagaggggcaccagctgatcagcgactgccagtacggtttccgtcagggtcgctcagctggtgatcttcttgcgtacctcacccataaatgggcgcaagcggttgagtcgaagggagaggcgttggcggtgagtttggacatagcgaaggcctttgatcgggtgtggcataaagcgcttatagcgaaactgccatcctatgggcttcccgagaagttgtgcaaatgggtcactagctttttggctgatcggatcatcaaggttgttatcaacggtgcatgctccgacttaaaacccataaactctggcgtcccgcaaggctgtgtgctatcccctacgctgtttcttctgcatatcaatgatatgctgcaaatcagcaatattcattgctatgcagacgacagcacgggatatgcttcctacaccggccgtgccaacatgtcccgggatagcgtcgacgagaaccggaacaaacttgtgtctgaaatcgagactatgctttgcaaagtctcggaatggggccgacaaaatttagtctaattcaaccccaagaagacacaagtttgtgcgttcaccactaaaaagtctccctttgtcgtatcccctcgattcgagatcactcctctaactgccacagcctgtattggcatacttggcgtcgatatatcgagcgacgttcagttccgtggtcacttggaagagaaggccaaactggcctctaaaatgcttggtgtactcagtaaggcgagacagtacttcactaaaagccaccgcttgcaactttataaggcgcaaattcggcctcacatggagtactgttctcacctctggacgggtgctccccagtaccagcttcttccatttgaccgcatacaacgaagagcggctcgaattgAGCGGTGTCATAGAGATCTCACCACAACAGCTATATATCCAACTATtcgctatatatattatattcacaaGCTTGGTTATGATCTAGTAAACGAGATGTGCCTCCATTTTCTTTTAAGCTATCTATAATATAACTGTCACTTTCGAAGATGGAGCAGTTCTTTTGTTATGACAAtgagagacgagacgagcaggacgttcagctgatggtaattgatacgccttgcccattacaatgcagtgtcgctaaggattcttgaaaaacccaaaaattctgagcggcactacatctgcgctcgtcGTCTTGGGACGAACGACTTAGATCGGGTTTACAAGTGGAGTGTTGATAATAAGCTGTTTTTTAACCTGTCGAAATGTGAATTCATGTCATTCTCACGCTCCTCCGCCGTGCAAgagttcaattatttaattggtGATGTGCCGGTGATGCGAGTACAGGAAGTACGAGATCTTGGGGTTGTATTCGATCCTAAACTCACGTTTCACTCACATGTGGAGGCTATTGTTGAGGCTGCTTACCGACTGCTTGGATTTGTTCTACGTAATGCATCTCATTTAACGAACCAAGCACTTCGTATCCTTTATACGGCGCTAGTCCGTAGTATTCTCGAGTGCAACTCAGTTGTTTGGAACCCACATGAGAGCAAATATACTTTAATGATCGAACAAGTCCAAAAACAATTCCTTGGACATTTGTATAAGAGGCAATATGGATACTATCCATTTATGTACCcaacactctttttacaaggaCATCTGAGCTTTGATTCACTGCAGTTACGTAGGTACGTAGCTCTTACTAAGTTTGTTCTCAAAATAAATCGGGGCAGAGTGGACTGCGTATACTTACTACAACGTTTGGTGCGTTTCTTTGTACCGACCTCGTACGTACGCGCGCGGCGACACGCACTATTAGCGCAGCCACCTGCACGCACTCAAGCGCATAAGCACACGCCTGTAATACGAGCCATCTGTCTTCTAAACTCTGTACTTGAGGTAGCACCACAGTGTGATCTATTTGCCAGCTCGATGGAatgtttggtcaaagaatgtaagaaaagatttgagagttTGATGCCTGCAAGcgctataaaataagataactatagtttataattttcattgtttgttttttctttagtataatatctttgtaacgctttagatttaatctgtaatgttacattgtatctttgataaataaataaataagatgttaggtctcatttgcccagtaattttactagctacgccgcccttcagaccgaaacacagtaattactgcttcacggcagaaataggcccttttgtaacccataatctaccggcatcccgtgcaaaggtggcctcccactggtaagttaatattatgtagtaaagAGGAACACATCAATTTACTGACATTTTCTAGTGTTTCGTGGTCGTTAGCACACAGTTTCCTGATTTCAACGATTTTAATTCCTTTCAAAACAACTTTCAAAAGATGCCTTTTAGTTGCTTGGCATCAGGGTTATCATTACTACCACCACGCAtacgtatataaataattttgcgtggcggccatcttgcattacaaaaatgatcccaaattcgatatctgcacgctcgagaactttggatacgatatccattttgttgaaatcataatttggcgcggccaaaataatagttttataaataatagcttgCAATGGCGCCTCTaccgtctcgctttttcgtttcatctagtttcacttcaataacacACTAATTTATTTCTTCCGCAATTTTATGAATTCTGAAATCTGCTAAAATCCAGTAAGTTTACCCAACTCCACATAGCTCACACCAAAGTTAAGACTTATGAAAAATTCCTCAATTCACGCAAAAACTGTcacatttaattttgaaattaggAAACTGATGCAGTTTAGTTGACACCTTAAACCTTTTTAAACGCTGTATATTAGCTTCccttgtatgtatgtttgaaactgactcctttagacgcgattttgacccactttaaacggccagatttcattcaaactttgtagatttatcgaggaccaatgacaatacactaatttgataagattattcaatttgcaaaaaaagatttttgccaattcatttaatttttaaataaataaatcactaataagcaccatctagtaatttattgtaaactacaaaggaaCCGCGCGACATGTCGAGACTGTTTCACAAAATTATAGTATCCaattcgtttagaagcgaatagatggcggtgaatttgTATTTCACGCCATCTAGCAGCAGGTTAATAAACTCTTAAGGCAATTATTAAACGATATCATGGAACGTACGCGTATACAATTAATGATTCAGTAATGATgaagtaatgtttttatttacgaaAAGATGGCGCTGTTTAACACATTCAGTGCCATTGACACGCCTAGCGTGTCCACACTAATTCTTATCTGCATGCCGCCAGCACGCCGGGCGTGCTCACCGTTTTTCATCTATATCTCAAAGATTAGACAATATTATTGTCCGAAAGACTCTGAGCATAAACTTTCTGCCGTAAGCTAAAGTATTCTGAAGTGGTTCCAGgatctgatatttttttaaggttcaTCAAAAATAATCTATTATGTAATGCCGCGAACATACCAGGCGTGTTCATCTCCAGCAGTTCtcaatcttttatattattaggtcaatttactacatttataatgccaataataaaatatagaatattttttataagttatcatttattttattccttgGCACTTAGGTTgaacaaaaaagataaaataaattgcataaaatatttacctataATGTACCCctttaggtacctaattataaacGCTTATCAGCTGTTGTGTAACTCGGATCTGTTTCCTTCTCTCTCTTTCAGCAATATCTTTTCATTCATCGGAAGAAGACAAAACCCTGCCCAGGATCTATTCCAATGTTATAAAGCTgaagagtttgtttgtttggttgaacgcgctaatctcagGAATAACTGGGCCCATTTGAAAAAATCTTTCGGTGTTTGATAGCACATTTattgaggaaggctataggctactTTTTATCCCTAAAAAGTAAATGGTTCCCGTAAGACGTGGGTAAAACCGCGGGGCACTGCTAATATTAGATACGTTTGGCGatcgtttataaataaagtcCCTAGTAGGAATACCATTTACTTCAGTTGCttgccaattatttttttggtaataaaaCAAACCAGAGTGTCATAAAAAGATTAGGTGAGCCGCACTTTGGGACGTTACCATGCCTGCCGTAAGGTCTGTAACAGAGAGCGCAACAGGCGGCGTCCTATTCCCACGTTTTATTGCACCACGGGCAGCAAGTCTTTAACATTAGTATAGCTCCTTACATCAGTGTTCGAAGTGTTCGACATCGGATGTTTCCTACGATCTCTTCCTTTCACTGGATTTACGTTTATACTTACGAAGACCCCGGCTTGTGTTATTGGACCCTGTGATTGCTTTTGCAAAGACCCCGGCTAGTGTTATTGGACCTTGTGATTTCTCTTGCATAGACCCCCGCTTGTGTTATTGGACCTTGTGATTACTCTTGCAAAGACCCCGACTAGTGTTACTTTTGTGATTGTTTTTACGACGAGCTCAGTTTTccctaaaaaatcataaataagtaACCAAAGGTTGAAATTCACTGATCAAATTACGATAAATACTTACCTTGGAATCTACTAACTGCCataatttaactttcaaaaGCACAAACACtgctaaaaacaaaatatctctTCAGTAACTCGAGAAAGACTGATCAATAAACACGGTTGAAGCCGAAATAACGCTTTCTTTGATTTTACCTCTTAACAGTGCCGGTGAACACGCCTAGCGTGCTACGTAATTCCATCCTGCAGTGCCGCGAGCACACCTAGCATGTTTGCGTTTTTTATAGGGCGGCATCGCTGGGAAGTATTAGAAAATCGTGGTGGCATTGAATGTGTTAAGTTATCTGTTTCCATTGTACATGCAGCGTGATTTAACTGAGCGAATTATTATGAGCTAGATCGGTGATCTCCGTCTAAATGAACAAAGTgatgtttcaatataactaaaatatttttatttgcaaatattaaaatgccttcattcaatctaaaaaaaaataactaaaaaatgaaaaataatattaaaaaaaactaaaaaacacgctttatataaaattcgactaaagaatagaaaataaattttaataaatgtaaattgtaaatagtgtttaaaaaagtgctttttaagatattaaaatactaatttttCTACACCCCAcacttttttataatgaaatatattgttttacactattttcaattttttagttgaattttatataaagtgtgttttttagtttttttaaactattatttattgttggaaataaaacacaaaaattggTGCTAATTGATATTTATTAGCATTTCATTACAACTTATCAATTACGAATTAGAGTTGGGACCACGTCTGCGGCCAAAGGTCTGCACCACATTTACAAATCTGAAACAACAACAGTAATGTTAGTTTACCTTTATTCAGCCATGATTTAACTTAAAGGTTTATAACAATGTAATTCCTTTTTTTGCTTTTCAAGTAATGTTAAATTGATGGCTCACTTTTGTCTTACCACCAATGTTTGAGTTTCTTTTTAGTAAAAGAAACTCAAACATTGgtggtattttttaatatagtagTCTATATTTATCCACAACTCCATAAAGAGCTGGAGTTGGTCCAAAATATCCTATAGATATGTGACATTTCACATTTTGACTGACACATCTGACTGTACATGGCTACATTATCTCTGGATGTTGCTGGAATATGAAGACCACTTCTTGCATCAGTATGGTTTGCAGTTTCAATACTGTAAGTACATGTCATCAATGCTTTGCTTTTAAAGTTTTCAGTGTAATTGTAGTTCTATGTCACTATAATAGTTCTGTCAGAAAAATAGATACTTTTTGTACTGAACCCAGAtactttttttggttttttaatcaatataataataatcagcatcacaacacctttacaataaacaatacagaaaaaactaataatagtttatttaagtAACAATGTGACATCATTAATGCGACAGATTCAGAGATAATGTGACCAGGTATTATATCCTCTGTTCTTTCAGCTTCCAGACTAGCACAATGAGTATATTGTGAGACACCTGATAGGAAGTGATCACTattattgttctctgcagcATAAGAGGTACCACAAGTGTTATCTGCCTTTATGGTGCATGTAATGTACATACCTATAAGATGCCTATGGTAACATCAAACTGAAAAAGCTACACAAAGAGATCTTGGTGGTGTGAGTTATT
Above is a genomic segment from Leptidea sinapis chromosome 35, ilLepSina1.1, whole genome shotgun sequence containing:
- the LOC126975415 gene encoding uncharacterized protein LOC126975415 translates to MSFSRSSAVQEFNYLIGDVPVMRVQEVRDLGVVFDPKLTFHSHVEAIVEAAYRLLGFVLRNASHLTNQALRILYTALVRSILECNSVVWNPHESKYTLMIEQVQKQFLGHLYKRQYGYYPFMYPTLFLQGHLSFDSLQLRRYVALTKFVLKINRGRVDCVYLLQRLVRFFVPTSYVRARRHALLAQPPARTQAHKHTPVIRAICLLNSVLEVAPQCDLFASSMECLVKECKKRFESLMPASAIK